CTATCTTACACGGAGTATCCCCCTGTCAGTGATTGTCCACTCGGCAGCCAGCGATGTGGACCTGAATCTTCGCCGCCTGGAAGTCACCAGGCTGACACTGGACCTGGATGCGGGTAACTGCGAGGTGGTGTTGCCATCTTCGGCTGGCGTCACCAGTGTCGGTGTTGATGTTAACGTGGCTAATGTGGAGATTACCATCCCGGACGACGTGGCTGCCCGGATTCAGATAGACGGTGGCTTGAGCCTGATAGAAGTGGACAGAGGACGCTTTCCACAGGAAGGAGACTACTTCCAGTCTCCGGGTTTTGAGAGTGCTGCCAACAGGGTAGAGATGGTCATAGAGTGCGATATCGGCCGGGTGGTGGTCAAATAAAAGCGGGCTCTCTAAGCGAGAGCCCCTGGTGCTGGTGAGTCCGTCGCAGGCGGACTCAACGTCGCTTGCGCTTCACGAAGGCGAAACGAATCTTGAGTCCGTTACATTTATCTTTCTTATTTACCCTCTCAATGAAGGTATTCAGGTCTTGAGCTTTCTTCTCTGAAGTTTGCTTCGTACTCATTGCCAGGTCCTTCTACTGTTGCTGCTTCCACAGTCAATGATACCACATGGTCGGGTGAGAAGCCAACTCACGTTTGTGGTATCATTGTATTAAGCCCGTGGACTCCCGTGGTTTACCTCTTCGGGAGTGTAGTGGCACCATGATAGGGGTCTCGCCTGCTGGGTGGAATCGGTAGACTGCACAAGGCGAGATTTCTGCTTGTTCCAGTAGCACAGAATCCCACACTCCACCCCAGATTCCTCGCTCACGCTCAGAATGACATGGCGGGCAAGACCGCCTCCCGATTATGTCATTGCGAGGAGTGTAACGACGCGCCACTGAGGCCAGTGGCGCAGAATCTGGTCAAGGATGAGATTGCCGCGCTACGCTCGCAATGACACGCCACTTTGGCCCGAAGAAAAGGACTCGGCAGTGTACGAAGAAAGTGGAGCGGGAAGTACGGGAACAATACTCCCTGACTATCCCCGAAAAAAGAGAGACTGGCGTACGCCCTTTGTTTCGCTGAAGAACCGAAATTTCCGCCTGTTTATCATTGGGTCGTTGATTGCTACCACGGCGCTTCAGATGATGCAGCTTGCCCAGAACTACCTTGTCTACCAGCTCACCGGGCAGGCTACCGCCATTGGATACGTGAGTGCAGCACTGGGTTTTTCAATGTTCTTTTTTTCCCTGACCGGTGGCATCGCTGCCGACCGGTTGCCCAAGCGAAACCTGCTGATGAGCGGTCAGATTGGTATCGGGATTATGGCGCTCTGGATCGGCGTGATGGTGCATACCGGGCTTATCGAGGTGTGGCATATTGTCGTTGGCGGGGTGATTACGGGTATTATCGCTGGATTTACCATGCCCGCTCGTCAATCTTATGTTCCGGACCTCGTAGGGGACGAAAATCTGCTGAATGCCCTGGCGTTGAATTCAGGCGTAATGAATGTAACCCGGATCGGGGGGCCTGCCCTGGCCGGGATTCTCATTGCAGTGATTGGGATTGCCCCGCTGTACTACGCGAAGTTTGTCGGTTACAGTATCTTTGCCATTATCCTGCTGATGATTCCCATCATGGGGAAATCCCAGGTAACTGCCTCACGGTCTTTGCTGGGCGATGCTCTTGCCGGCCTGCGCTATTTGCGCCACGACCGGACCGTACTTGAGCTCCTGATTATCGGTGTCTTTCCGGTTGTCCTGGCGATGCCCTATGTCAATTTTCTGCCGGTTTTCCAGGAAGAGGTCTTCCATGTCGGCAGTACCGAGCTGGGACTGATGATGTCCGTGGTGGGTGGTGGTGCCGTGGTCGGGGCAATGTTTATTGCTTCAATTGTCAACTACCGTTACAAGGGTCGTATTCTTCTCGCGACGGGAATCGGGTTTAGCGCGTCCATCGTCCTCTTCACCATTACCGCCAACGCAGGCAACTTTCCCCTTTCCCTGGTGATGCTGGCGCTGACCGGGGCCGCCGGTACCGCATATATGTCACTTAACCAGGCCCTTGTGATGATATTGACCCCACCGGAGATGCGCGGGCGGGTAACGGGACTGTTCATGACCACCTTTGGCCTACAGCCACTGGGCGCACTCCCGATAGGCATGCTCTCCGACGCTTATGGTGCCCCTGTGACGATCGGCGCGTTCGGGGCAGTGA
Above is a genomic segment from Dehalococcoidales bacterium containing:
- a CDS encoding MFS transporter, translating into MYEESGAGSTGTILPDYPRKKRDWRTPFVSLKNRNFRLFIIGSLIATTALQMMQLAQNYLVYQLTGQATAIGYVSAALGFSMFFFSLTGGIAADRLPKRNLLMSGQIGIGIMALWIGVMVHTGLIEVWHIVVGGVITGIIAGFTMPARQSYVPDLVGDENLLNALALNSGVMNVTRIGGPALAGILIAVIGIAPLYYAKFVGYSIFAIILLMIPIMGKSQVTASRSLLGDALAGLRYLRHDRTVLELLIIGVFPVVLAMPYVNFLPVFQEEVFHVGSTELGLMMSVVGGGAVVGAMFIASIVNYRYKGRILLATGIGFSASIVLFTITANAGNFPLSLVMLALTGAAGTAYMSLNQALVMILTPPEMRGRVTGLFMTTFGLQPLGALPIGMLSDAYGAPVTIGAFGAVTLVLFIGVFVFRPHMRRIQDHRDTNTLSQEENMDKPVEW